The sequence below is a genomic window from Anopheles cruzii chromosome 3, idAnoCruzAS_RS32_06, whole genome shotgun sequence.
GATTACAAGCCACATACTTCTAGGGTCATATTCATGGTCATCGATGCGCTACGGATGGATTTTGTACAGCAGGCGCAAAACTTTACCTTTGTTAACAAACTTATCAACGAAAACCGGGCATGTCTTTACCGTCTACAAGTTCACCCACCGACAGTTACTATGCCTAGGATAAAAGCCCTCACGTCTGGGGCGCTACCCAGTTTTCTCGATGTAGTTCTGAATTTAGGCGGCTCCGAAATGGAGTTGGATACATTTCTTTACCAAATGAGACAACGCCAgcagaaaattgttttctacGGCGACAACACATGGACTCGCATGTTTCCTAACATGTTTCATCGAAAAGGAGAAAATGCAGATTCGTTATTTGTGTATGATTTCCATGAGGTAATATCGTAGCATTGTTCTTTTACTAACCGTTTCGCTGTACAAATGGTTGCGTTTTTTTAATAGGGCGATCGAAACATTACGAACTCACTGAATGCAGAGCTTGAAGCGGACGATTGGAGTTTATTGGTCCTACACTATCTAGGACTCGACCACATAGGTCACGTGGAAGGTCCGTTCAGTGAAAAAGTTCCCAAAAAACTACAAGAAATGGACAAGGTTGTCGAgactgttgttgctgctatGAACAAATGGGTATGATGCGTATTTTTGTACTActtgtttgttctattgtcttgtttgtgtttgttacgATATATCTCTTTTTCCTGCGGCTAACTCAGCCACATCATAGCAACCCGTTGGTAGTTCTAACTGGGGATCATGGAATGCGAGATTCTGGAGGACACGGTGGTTCATCTACTGCGGAAACCATTGTACCATTGCTCGTTATTAGCAATCAGTGTTCCAAAAGCGACGAAACTTATCTTCAGATAGATTTGGCACCAACAATGTCCGCCTTACTAGGTCTACCTATTCCCTTCTCTTCGATTGGCGGCATGATAGAACCAATGTTTGACCGATGGGAGGCAAAAGATATACTTTATGCAATGTATTACAACACACAAAGACTTGTTACTAAAGCAAAAGCATTCCTCGAGGCTGGCCATCAAGCCCACGGTAAAGCATATAATTTTCAATGATAATTTATTACTTTAATCGACCGGTGTCGTTTATTTTAGAAACTTACCAACAGTACGAAGAAGCAAAGCGACTGCATCGAACTATGATAAACAATGAATTCTCTTCATTATCTGGGCTCCAACGTGCTATTTCCCTATATAAAACTGTAACGAAAAGCATGTCTCAGCTGCTTATTATCAATTACATACGATATGATATCATGTACATTGTAATAGGTCTCTTGATGATGGTGTCATGTGCGGTTATCGCCGTAGGGCAATTTGTGCATCTTACTACAAGTGTTGAGCCACGAGAAATATCCTTCCGAGTTCAATTACTTCCTGCAGTATGTTTTCTAATGATATCTTTTATCCTGCTGAAAATTTTAACTTCTGTACGGCCGCATATCATATCAATGAAACCGGTCGATGTCCTTTCTGCTATCACGTCGTTTATTTTTCTCacccattttttgttgctaaaGTTTTTTGTCAGTAACACAAAAGCTAGATTATTAGTGAAATTTTTAAAAAGTACATTGCCCTCCTTAGGAGTTCTCTGGATTGGTGTCATGTTCCACTGTGTTTCGCTTACTAGCAGTTCCTTCATTGAGGAAGAACACCAAACATGGTACTATGTAACTAACACAGTAATGCTAATGCTGGCCTTAAGGCAATTATCAATTATGAACCATACGATTGGCAGTTTGATAGTTCACACCAAAGCCGATAAATCATTGATTAGCATATGTAAGGGCGAGCGAAATGGATACTGCATACAATCTTTAGCTATCTTGTGCATGCACATTTTTATCCGGCGGCTCAATCAAACTGGTGATAAATGGCAACATATTCCTGACATAGGCGATTGGTTAGTGATGAGCGGTCACAAAGTTTGGCTCAGTATTATGCTGATTTTTGGCTTGGCACATTTGGTGTATCAATTAAGCTTCTTGAGCGGTTTACCCGGTAACGTACTTTCCGCCACTGCAGCTTTACTGATTTACTACTATCGAGCAATGAGTGGCACAGTACATCTTTTCGGTCAAGAGACATCCTAGTAAGTAGTACTTTAGTACAACACTACAGTATATCCAATAACGTTAGCTGTTCTCATTGCTCCGCGCATTTTGTCTCCATTTTCAGCTCATCCTTTTGTGTCACATTGTTTTGGATAAATTTGCTAGAAATATTCCTGATTGGATTGTTACCTTTGTTGTATTATCGAATGATTAAGGGAGAGAATACGAATGATAATGCCATGAATCAATTTTTCGGCCATTGCATTAAAGTTATCATACTGCTAGTAGCTCTTTTGAGCAAACCACATAATGTGATGCTTCTTGGTGCAATAATAGCCTCAAGTAGATACATAATGAGAAGCATTGATCGCGTAGCTAATAGGGCAGACACAAATTTGGCACTCAAAATCATCACTCACTACTGGCTCGGAAAAGCGTTTTATTTCTATCAGGTAAGGCCAAGGGAAATATGTTTACACCAtatttgttatgtttgtacTCTCGCCACAATTTGTTTCAGGGCAATTCCAACAGTTTAGCTACCATCGACGTCAACGCCGGATATGTGGGGTTAGAACATTTCCATATGTTTcgtgttggttttttcttaACCTTGCAAACCTTTTGCGGTCCCATAATAAGTTTTCTCATGCTGGTACATCATCTACGTATTTCGCAACAATCCTACAAGTAAGTATGAGTCCATCGAGTCAAGACCATGTAGTATCCCAAGTATTTTTCAGCCACCTTCAACAGAATCATTCCGAAACACCGAAGAGGCGATGGGTTTTGGTTATACTAAACGCAATGGTTATGCTTCCCGCTACATGCTTCGTAATAGTGGCAACGCTTTTAAGAGACCACCTATTCGTTTGGACGGTTTTCTCGCCAAAGATCATGTACGAATACTTCAACCTGTTAATAGTATCAATTCAAATACTTCTAGTCATGTGTCTATTACCGACACAACGAAACCAAGAGACGGAAATACACAATTGACATAACTTAAAAAGCCATATTGATTTGTTCTTTATTGTAATGAAAATATAGaagtttaataaaaaaagaaaacggtaaCGTAAGTTAATTAGTTTAGTTGAGCTTGTTCGCCTGCAGGGCATAGTGAACATCATCCGAGCTAATGTTGAGCAGGATTTTCTGATAAATATCATTTCTACTATTTTCGCAAATCAGTAATCGAGAAGCTCCAAGCTTCGCGCAAATCATCATTGCACGCCCAGGGTTAGGCACACTGATACCGGAAAAAGCAGCAAGCGTTTCGAGCTGAGCATATACTCCCAAAAAGTTGCATTCCTCAATGCCCGTACGGGCAACTTCCGCCGTAACGGCTTGCAAGAACAGTTGCTCCATACTTGAACAACTTCGAATCGTTTTCACATGTACGCTGGCGATCATTTCTGCTAACGCTGCCTGCACGTGCAGTATTGAGACCACCGTGGACTGACCGGGGTTGTAGTTTTTTCGTGATTGATCGTCGGCCAGCTCAGTGGCCCTGCGACAGATGTCCAATGCGCGCCGCGCATCTCCGGATACTGCCGCTACTTTGCGGGACACAAGCTGAACGGCATCGCTATTGAACGCCTCGATACCAGCTAGCCGTGCCATGACTATCTCCTGCAGCTGACGGAAGTTGTACGGTTGAAAGGTAAGCCTAGTGAGCCCAAGACGGGATGAAATTTTCCCCATCAACATTCGCTCTGGAAGATCCATGGTATTGGCAATCGTCACCACGACCAACTGTGCCGTCGACAGCGTTGGCCAGTTTAGAAGATTGTAGACCACATCCTGCCGCTGGTTGCAAAGAACATCCAACTCATCCACCAACAgcacggtggtggtccgaCGGGGTGCTTTTGTCGTAAATCGTTTATTGAGAAGGTTGTACGCTTGCTCCCAGGCCAGTGTTTTGCCCGTGAGCTGTCGGTAGATGTGAACGTACGCTTGGCGCGGTTCCGTTAGCTTCATGCCGTTAATATCGACAAACTCGAACTTGGGTATCTGTTCCTCTTCCGATAAGCTCTTCAGGGCGCGTATGACGGCGGTCGTGGTTGCTGTCTTCCCAGTGCCGGGAACACCCGACACATACATGCAACCACTGCAGTGATCAAAAATTTTTCCTTCTAAAAAGTTGTAAATAATTTCGTACTCCTTTTCCCGGCAAGGTAGACTACTAGGAGTCGCGGCGACATGCAACTGTTCGCGAGCAATCGTTAGATCGTTAGATCCACTTTCCACGGGTCGAACTCTCGAGTGAATAGTTGGTTTGATATCGCCGGAGCGAATGAGTTTCATTTTTTGGGCGCTGTTTGCGGTTGAGTGACTGCCGCTTGGGGTACCACGATGtcgatccttttttggggttttaCAGTCTACCATTTTTGCTTCCGAGTTTACAAATTCTAGCTTTCGAGATGCGCGATGATCTCCAGCACATTCTTCCACTATATTGGATAGCTGCACGTTTCGCTTTGGAGTTCCAATTTCCTCCGGAGCTTTTGTGGTGGAATTCTTCAAAATACTCTTCCTTGACGCCCTGGGCGTATCGTCTCGTCCACTTAAAAGGGATTTGCGACATTTTGGCGGCGAAACATCGTTGTCCAGTGTTGCTGAGCCAAGTGTTAAACGTTTTCGAGTGGATTTAGGTGTATGgacatttttttgtgtctccGAAATTCGTAATTTTATCTTTAAGTTCGCAACATCGGTATCCTTCTCTTTGACGATTGAGTAGTTCATACAATCTGCGTGTTGATCCTTTTGACCATTATCCAGGTCGTCGTCTAGGTTTCTTCGAAAACGTTGCGAGGTTCTTGAACTCTTTCGCAGTTTGGAAGAGCTGGTACGATCATCGTCCTCTAAATCCACTTCGCTTAGGGAATCGGTTATTTGATCGATATCGTATCTGGCATCAATGAGTTTCACCTTCCAACAATCGTCATGTAGCATTCGTTTTTGCTCAGCGTTTAGATTTGCCATGTTGTCTACTGATTTTGATCGCGTAATCTTGACTTTCGGCGTCCTCGGAGTTGGCTGATTCGTTTTatcgatcatcatcgttctTCTTCTGATTGATATTGCTTCTTTTGGCGGTGTTATCAAGGGCTCAAGATGCCATCTTCTAGCAGACGATTTTACCAACTTATAACGAACAAAAAATGTCTTTTGTTTGCTGGGCGGCTGCTCGCACCTTACAACTGAGTCATTCAACGAAACTTTTTGCACATGACATACATTAAAAATGGTCTCTATCGATATATCGGGATCAAAGCGAGAATCTTCGACGACCTCACGAGCAACGAATGAATAGTTTTCATCAGAAGTTACGGATTTTGGCAAACCTGCGGGTCTGGAATCGACAGACGGAGCAGTTGCTAAGTATGTCTGTTACTTAATAAGCTCATTTTTCAATCCTTACCTTGAAAACCATTGTACGATTGCCCTGCAAGGGTCTGTGTTATTGTTGGTATCAGTGGAGAATAATTCGTACATGTGAAGGATTTGGGCCACATCGCATCCATCGATAGAATCCGGCTCAGCCGCATCCATGTTAGATACCAGAATGAAATTTCCCACTTCCAACGTTAAAGCACCAAAAATACATTTCCTATGGCAGCACAAAAAAGCAATTAATAGCTTAATTACAGTGAACGATCGAAAGCGCCAACTCATTAGTGTTACTTACGAATAGAATGCTGCCGAACGATGTTTGAAATTAGAAATATCCGGATCATGCGCCTTGCTTACCCAAGACACAGGAAAAGTGGCTAGAGTTTTCATAATGGATGAAATAAAATGCGATAAACGGGGAACCGAACAGCTCGGAAGCTAAACCAACTGCGAAAAAGTGTTGCTGCTTTTCGGCGGGTAAGGAAATATTGACAACTGTATTTAGGCGGGAACGTGGATTGTTGATTTTGAGGGCAGGATATGTCAACTAATATTTCATAGGAGAGTTAGCGTGTCAGATTCATACCACAACCGAAAGTATGATCCTGTAGAAATGTGAAATACACACTTGGTGTTTCCATGGTGATAAGAAAAACCTtaaataattttgtttgtggtttatACCTTGGTCAAAGTTAAAATACAAACCCTTCATAAAAACACGAGTAAAACACAATCCTGAGGAATCCTGTCTTTTTCACTTTTGATGTTTATGATTCTTGATTGGAAGCTTTAATAAACGtcaaagtaaattaatttatttcaacaacaaaacaactaTTCAAAGAAATTTGATACCTTTTTCGTGTTCATAAGCACTAATATAAAAATGCCCTATCGCAATATTTAACATAATTTGCATTATATACTTCCTGATAGATAAACGGTTGATAAGGCGGATCTAATGTTATTGGGCGCCAATCTTTACTGGTTAATCGAATAGAACCGCTGTTATCCTCTCGCTAACAAAAATATAGGAAAAGTGAATGTCGGAATCAAAGGTTTCTGGCGAATGGATTCGCCAATGGAAGTTGCCAGCGGACAATTTCTATCCCACACTGATGGTAAACTTTACACCATCAAATCTAAAATCGACGTTAATGGTCGCGGGTGCCGAACAAGTGGTGATACTTTACGATAGCCGCGGAGAACAACAGAACACAGCTCTTGGTACGGTGGTTTACAATGGCCGTGTAATATCCTTAAAAGTCACCACTTCAACCGTTGTCGCACTAACGTACCATGGAGAGCTGCTGGCATTCGATTGGACTTCCAGCCAATTCATCTCGCTTGAGTGTGGCAAAGGAATTAAGTGCGTTGAATTGGGTTCCAAAAACGATCAGCTGTTGATCGTGCGACAGCTGGAATCCAACCGTACTGTGCTGGAAGTGatcgaaacaatcgacaaCTGGCAGGTGGTTCAAACACTGAAAAGATATGAACTGGCATTAGATTGTGCCGATTTcgaaacacaattttgtgtgaaaaatattCATGTACGGCCAGAAAATTGTCGCTTTTTATCGGATTTTCTCGGATTCACCCAGCTCACCTGTGGCCAGATCGTGGTGCTAATTGGTGCCAATAGCAATCTGTACTGGTTGCGCGAGCGTCAGGACGACGTTGAAAGCGATCTGATTATTGTTCGAACCTTTGCATCAAACGTGCTAGATTTCAACCTATCTGACGCCACAATCTGTCTGGCAGTGCTTCTGGAAGGGGGAGTAATGACCGTTTTTAGTCGTTCGTCTTTACCGGAAACACTGTTAATATGTAGTACCTCCATTTACTTACTTTCGCCACCGGTCGTGGTGCACACTTTCGCACACGGGTTGTTACTATACTCCAACGGTTCAGAAACGTACCGTGTTCGGTATGAGTACTcaaaggaagcgaaacaagTCGTTacgaaatgtgaaaaaatgcCGGTGTGCGGAGTGGTGGCTATAACACTGCTTGAACATATAAGAAAAGCAGTTTTCCTGACCGAAAACAATTTGTTCTATATCGTCGATTGCATGTCTGAGAAGAGCATTCCAACGGCCGATCCAACGAGGATGATGAAACTTAGGAAAACCATGCCGAATGTGTCGAAACGTATTACCAGAAGACTCACCGACGAAGTGGAGCTAGACGAACGATTAGTGCAGGCAATCGCCAAGGAACAAATGAAGTACGATGCTTTGGCTCTTTATCGGAATCGGCAAGTGTTCGGTAAGCTGGCCAATATGGACATCTCCTTTCACAGGGAGATGCCATCCCGATACCATGGAGCGTTGTTGGAGACCGAAGGAAAGAGTGAGCCGATTACGCTATTTGCCAGCGTCAAGATAACACTGAATCTGGGATACTTCGAGCTGCTAGTGAAGCAGAAACGATGGTGCCTTAATGTCGAGTTTAACCGACGCACTATGGTTTGGCCGGTACatgaaacatttaataaaGAAGGTCACTTTCACACAATCGTGCCTCTCACAAAAAGCCAACTAGTCAGTGGGCTGCCTACATTCCGGGCCGAGATTTTCACATCGGTCGAGCATGGTCACGACGGCGTGCTACTAACGTTACTTCCCGTTCCGACAACCGTTCAATCTGAAGAACACAGTACAAAAGAGTTTATAGTAAACCTAAGTCCCGCATCATATCGTAAATCTGTACTGCAAAATAGACAAACAGCTGTGGCCGAGGAGATTATACGAAAAAACAGCGGCGATCGATCCGCAAACCGAATCACTGATATTCACTTTCTAACATACTGTATTCGTAACGAGCAATCAAAAGCAAGAGCCCTTCGTCTATCAGGAGACATGAGATTATATTCTCACCACACGTGGTCTGTTCTGGATGAGCCGGTCACCGTCGGCTGGAACGCTGGAAAAACGGCCATTCAGCTGAGTGCCAACCATCCGTTAGCGTTGGACCAGTTCAAACGCTACTTATTACCGCCCGATGAGTACGATGTTGAAATCAGTTGCTGGAAGGATAACTTGAAAGTAAGTAAAGATTCTAATTCCGTTTTAAGAACATCTCCTTTCAATTTGAATGATTTCTTCATAGATCTTCTACCTCGAGCTGCAAGCGGCATCCGAGAACGAATTAATCGTACAACTCTATCGACGTTTGCGAAACAGTGACAGTAATTTAGAAATATTGGAATAATCTAAGATTACGTGCGTCTGTTGTCttagtaaacaaacaaaacggattTGAATCTTTTCCTACTGAATTAGGTGTCCTGAATTGAtgtaaaatagataagttatgATTACAAATTCGGAGTAACTTTTCGTATAAATGAGTGAATACGAGCCAACAGGAGGAATCAACCCATGTAACACCGTGTTTCTTCCATTAGGATTTAGGAAATCTGGGAAAAAATATgaagttttaaaattttattcttcaacgtttccgtttctttcttaTTTCTTAGTTTTGTAATATATAACAAAGAACACACAGTGTTTTATGTATTTCAATACAGGATTGTTATTTCttcaaaaaagaaacaacttATGTTAATACACCCTGGGCCCTGGGATCCAGTCGTAATGCGCGCGTTACAGCTTTTACGCTAGCTTAGCGAGCCGAGACCGATACCTGCCAAACGCGGATGATGTTGTCCGAGTATCCAGCGTACAGTGTCTGTCCGTCAGTGGACCAAGCCAGCGACAGGCATTGCGGTGGGTCGCCATTCTTGGCCGGCTTGAGCTCCTCGACCATCGTCTTGTAGGCCAAATCCCAGATCTTGATCGATGGCCCGTAAGCGACGCACAACCAGTAACGGTTCGGCGAGAAGCACAGCGCATTAATGACCTCGTTATGTTCGAGTGTGTGCAGATGCTTGCCATCGTTCAGATCCCACAGGAATGCGCGGCAATCTTTGCCTCCCGATGTGCACAGCGAGCCGTCCGGTGAAACGGACACCGAGTTTAGGTATCCATTGTGACCAAGATGATCAATCTTCAGCTTACAGTTCGCCAAGTTCCAGACCTTGACGACGCGATCCCACCCGGCGGACACTATGATCGGGTTCGTGTGGTTCGGTGagaaacgcacgcacgaaacCCAATCGGTATGTCCGTCTTCCTGGATGGTATACTTGCATTCCGCCAACGTGTTCCACAACTTGATGGTCTTGTCACGGGAGCCGGACACAATCTGACGGTTATCGACCGAGAACGCAACCGAAAGCACATCCTATGAtagagaaaacgaaaattaCTATCTTCGATTCGGTTTTTGGGAGCTGGTTTGCAATTATTGGTGTTAAAACATAGCTCGAAAGTCGCTAAACATTGCTGAGCAAGAAACAACCGTGAATAATTGCAAAGAAAATCATTTCTAATTTGTCTCTCAACGAAAGGTAACCCCAAAACTACCACTAACAGTAGGATTAGGATGTTAGGATTCCATCGAGAGGACTTTTCTTTTGCACGCTCTAAAAAGAACGCCATGCTGCACATTGTTTGGAACCGCACGGAGCTGGGATTGTGCTTGGAATGTTTAAAACTCATacgaaaataaattgtttcttgCTTGCAGGCTTAGCGCATCTCTCTGTGTGGTTATGAAGAAATAGTTTGCACTTCATTTTgccgaatgaaagtgaaaacttaTTCCAGCTGTTCACGCGTCTACAGTACCTACAGTTGTAACGCTCCGACAAGAAGTAATGGAAGAAAAAGCAAGCCTCAACACACCACAATGCACATCGGCGTGGTCGCGGCTTTTCCTCATCTCTCAAGCACAAGTTGAACAAATTTTCTTCTGCCACGCATTGGCGCTTTTTGATAACCGGGAGCACTCTGCTCTTCTGCCTCGCATAGGcgcttgtttttttccattctaGACGAGTTTAGCTAGCTTGTAGTCCCTAGCGTGAAAGGTACTGAAGGTACTTAACCATTCTTCGTACTTCAATAGACTTGCCGCTTTTAGAACACCAGCTTCACCATTTGTTTAGCTTTAGCGCGCGGTTTTCAACTCAGGACGAAAGGAATAATCAACATCTCCTATTCAACCCTAACCGAACGTCACTTGGACCGTTGTTCAATCGCTGCCGCAGGGAAGCGGACTCGGTACAATATGGTCACACCTTGGTATGGTCTTCGAATCGACGAGTCGATACACCGGCAGCAAGATCCCACAGGCGCAGGGTTTTATCCCACGAGCCGGACAGAGCGAAGTTGCCATCCGACGACAGCACCACATCGG
It includes:
- the LOC128270691 gene encoding uncharacterized protein LOC128270691 yields the protein MVAGAEQVVILYDSRGEQQNTALGTVVYNGRVISLKVTTSTVVALTYHGELLAFDWTSSQFISLECGKGIKCVELGSKNDQLLIVRQLESNRTVLEVIETIDNWQVVQTLKRYELALDCADFETQFCVKNIHVRPENCRFLSDFLGFTQLTCGQIVVLIGANSNLYWLRERQDDVESDLIIVRTFASNVLDFNLSDATICLAVLLEGGVMTVFSRSSLPETLLICSTSIYLLSPPVVVHTFAHGLLLYSNGSETYRVRYEYSKEAKQVVTKCEKMPVCGVVAITLLEHIRKAVFLTENNLFYIVDCMSEKSIPTADPTRMMKLRKTMPNVSKRITRRLTDEVELDERLVQAIAKEQMKYDALALYRNRQVFGKLANMDISFHREMPSRYHGALLETEGKSEPITLFASVKITLNLGYFELLVKQKRWCLNVEFNRRTMVWPVHETFNKEGHFHTIVPLTKSQLVSGLPTFRAEIFTSVEHGHDGVLLTLLPVPTTVQSEEHSTKEFIVNLSPASYRKSVLQNRQTAVAEEIIRKNSGDRSANRITDIHFLTYCIRNEQSKARALRLSGDMRLYSHHTWSVLDEPVTVGWNAGKTAIQLSANHPLALDQFKRYLLPPDEYDVEISCWKDNLKIFYLELQAASENELIVQLYRRLRNSDSNLEILE
- the LOC128274194 gene encoding guanine nucleotide-binding protein subunit beta-like protein; this translates as MTETLQLRGQLLGHSGWVTQIATNPKYPDMILSASRDKTLIVWKLTRDEISYGIPQKRLYGHSHFISDVVLSSDGNFALSGSWDKTLRLWDLAAGVSTRRFEDHTKDVLSVAFSVDNRQIVSGSRDKTIKLWNTLAECKYTIQEDGHTDWVSCVRFSPNHTNPIIVSAGWDRVVKVWNLANCKLKIDHLGHNGYLNSVSVSPDGSLCTSGGKDCRAFLWDLNDGKHLHTLEHNEVINALCFSPNRYWLCVAYGPSIKIWDLAYKTMVEELKPAKNGDPPQCLSLAWSTDGQTLYAGYSDNIIRVWQVSVSAR
- the LOC128270689 gene encoding uncharacterized protein LOC128270689 is translated as MVTLEHIAAYNFVTFFFSFSLFCYGYFPLSFSPTTKCNADDLPQSIENVRFSAIDYKPHTSRVIFMVIDALRMDFVQQAQNFTFVNKLINENRACLYRLQVHPPTVTMPRIKALTSGALPSFLDVVLNLGGSEMELDTFLYQMRQRQQKIVFYGDNTWTRMFPNMFHRKGENADSLFVYDFHEGDRNITNSLNAELEADDWSLLVLHYLGLDHIGHVEGPFSEKVPKKLQEMDKVVETVVAAMNKWVCFLRLTQPHHSNPLVVLTGDHGMRDSGGHGGSSTAETIVPLLVISNQCSKSDETYLQIDLAPTMSALLGLPIPFSSIGGMIEPMFDRWEAKDILYAMYYNTQRLVTKAKAFLEAGHQAHETYQQYEEAKRLHRTMINNEFSSLSGLQRAISLYKTVTKSMSQLLIINYIRYDIMYIVIGLLMMVSCAVIAVGQFVHLTTSVEPREISFRVQLLPALY
- the LOC128270690 gene encoding LOW QUALITY PROTEIN: origin recognition complex subunit 1 (The sequence of the model RefSeq protein was modified relative to this genomic sequence to represent the inferred CDS: substituted 2 bases at 2 genomic stop codons), with product MKTLATFPVSWVSKAHDPDISNFKHRSAAFYSKCIFGALTLEVGNFILVSNMDAAEPDSIDGCDVAQILHMYELFSTDTNNNTDPCRAIVQWFSRXGLKNELIKXQTYLATAPSVDSRPAGLPKSVTSDENYSFVAREVVEDSRFDPDISIETIFNPTPRTPKVKITRSKSVDNMANLNAEQKRMLHDDCWKVKLIDARYDIDQITDSLSEVDLEDDDRTSSSKLRKSSRTSQRFRRNLDDDLDNGQKDQHADCMNYSIVKEKDTDVANLKIKLRISETQKNVHTPKSTRKRLTLGSATLDNDVSPPKCRKSLLSGRDDTPRASRKSILKNSTTKAPEEIGTPKRNVQLSNIVEECAGDHRASRKLEFVNSEAKMVDCKTPKKDRHRGTPSGSHSTANSAQKMKLIRSGDIKPTIHSRVRPVESGSNDLTIAREQLHVAATPSSLPCREKEYEIIYNFLEGKIFDHCSGCMYVSGVPGTGKTATTTAVIRALKSLSEEEQIPKFEFVDINGMKLTEPRQAYVHIYRQLTGKTLAWEQAYNLLNKRFTTKAPRRTTTVLLVDELDVLCNQRQDVVYNLLNWPTLSTAQLVVVTIANTMDLPERMLMGKISSRLGLTRLTFQPYNFRQLQEIVMARLAGIEAFNSDAVQLVSRKVAAVSGDARRALDICRRATELADDQSRKNYNPGQSTVVSILHVQAALAEMIASVHVKTIRSCSSMEQLFLQAVTAEVARTGIEECNFLGVYAQLETLAAFSGISVPNPGRAMMICAKLGASRLLICENSRNDIYQKILLNISSDDVHYALQANKLN